From a region of the Candidatus Syntrophosphaera sp. genome:
- a CDS encoding TatD family hydrolase: MRLFETHAHLDLPDFDPDRETLIQDCFNHGVEYIINIGFNKETSLNSLELAKKHLHIFSTVGFHPHDATDFDAELVKRLAREKNVLAIGEIGLDFFRNLSPFPVQREVFRNQVLLAVDYDLPIVVHNRDAHQECYKTLKQANAKAVVFHCFSGDIIFAQQVLDEGWLISFTGTVTYANSNLEDVIRMMPLEQFMIETDCPYLPPHPHRGKRNSPLYLHLVAEKIAEIRGITPLEVAERSFENAFRFFRVPPDPVKPQHHKASHKSGKPGKPGKAGKGTATKDKKIKS; encoded by the coding sequence ATGAGACTCTTTGAAACGCATGCCCATCTCGATCTGCCGGATTTTGACCCAGACCGTGAAACCCTGATCCAGGATTGTTTCAACCACGGCGTCGAGTATATCATTAACATCGGATTCAACAAGGAAACTTCGCTGAATTCCCTGGAACTGGCCAAGAAGCACCTGCACATCTTTTCCACCGTGGGCTTCCATCCCCATGACGCCACAGATTTTGACGCGGAACTGGTCAAACGCCTGGCCCGGGAAAAAAACGTTCTGGCCATCGGCGAGATCGGGCTGGATTTTTTCCGCAACCTCTCCCCCTTCCCCGTGCAGCGCGAGGTGTTCAGAAACCAGGTCCTCCTGGCGGTGGATTATGACCTTCCGATCGTGGTCCACAACCGCGACGCGCATCAGGAATGCTACAAGACCCTGAAGCAAGCCAACGCAAAAGCCGTGGTCTTCCATTGTTTTTCCGGGGACATCATCTTTGCCCAGCAGGTCCTTGACGAAGGCTGGCTGATCTCTTTCACCGGCACGGTGACCTACGCCAATTCCAATCTGGAGGACGTGATCCGGATGATGCCGCTGGAACAGTTCATGATCGAGACCGATTGCCCGTACCTGCCGCCCCATCCGCATCGCGGCAAGCGCAACAGCCCATTGTATCTGCACCTCGTGGCGGAAAAGATAGCCGAGATCCGCGGGATCACGCCTCTCGAAGTGGCGGAGCGCTCATTCGAGAACGCCTTCCGGTTTTTCCGCGTGCCGCCCGATCCGGTGAAACCCCAACACCACAAGGCAAGCCACAAATCCGGGAAGCCGGGAAAACCAGGCAAGGCTGGAAAAGGCACTGCCACCAAGGACAAAAAGATAAAGAGCTGA